Proteins encoded in a region of the Magallana gigas chromosome 8, xbMagGiga1.1, whole genome shotgun sequence genome:
- the LOC105347545 gene encoding cholinesterase — protein sequence MEIWDQTFFIVSMFWSCDLLSATHHEFTEPVQTDKGKVIGVRTRIKGFTLDAFYGIPFAKPPTKQYRFKHPHPPDPWNEAKKTVELPPACQQIHDTVFPNFTGSEMWNPNTPVNEDCLYLNVWVPKATESRNKSVMVWIYGGSFSYGSISLDVYNGKYLAVENDIIVVSIQYRLGSLGFFVSNSPDAPGNCGLFDQLMGLDWVQRNIHYFGGSPNDVTLFGESSGAASIGLHLLSPLSRFKFQRAILQSAGPEAPWATITKEEAIERGKVLVRKLNCTKDSDVDTLECLRQVPANKFPPNDFILDANILQFPFVPIIDGVFLIERPDDSFHNGNFKRCPILLGANKNEGSYFLVYGAEGFNKSHSSPVKSSEFKLKLDKQFRHFPQYPTESNKFVLDAIAFQYTPWTDPNDPYLLRDGIEAAVGDYSFTCPTVDLAREYAQVGQNVYFYLFNHRSSVNPWGEWMGVMHGDEIMFIFGQPLDNNFNYETKEKRLSKKMMKYWTNFAKTGDPNKEPGEERGLDDWPLHTYKEREYIVLDTAFHDHNRKPTVDKAFKVDKCAFWLEYVPTLMQTTANMSDVEREWKLEFYQWKTHYMVQWQRQFENFVKSYEDRLQSCSAP from the exons ATGGAAATTTGGGACCAGACGTTCTTCATTGTGTCCATGTTTTGGTCATGTGACTTACTTTCGGCCACTCACCATGAGTTTACAGAACCAGTTCAAACCGACAAGGGGAAAGTCATAGGTGTAAGGACGCGTATTAAAGGATTTACGTTAGACGCTTTTTATGGTATTCCATTTGCAAAACCCCCTACAAAACAATATCGTTTTAAACATCCACATCCCCCTGACCCGTGGAATGAAGCTAAAAAGACGGTGGAACTCCCGCCAGCATGTCAGCAAATACACGATACCGTTTTCCCGAACTTTACGGGATCCGAAATGTGGAATCCCAACACTCCAGTGAATGAAGACTGCTTATACCTCAATGTATGGGTGCCAAAAGCCACCGAATCCAGAAACAAATCCGTGATGGTGTGGATTTACGGTGGCTCATTTAGTTATGGATCTATATCGTTAGACGTTTATAATGGCAAATATTTAGCCGTAGAAAATGACATCATTGTCGTATCTATACAATATAGGCTAGGGTCCCTCGGATTTTTTGTCAGCAACTCTCCGGATGCACCGGGGAATTGCGGGCTATTTGATCAGCTGATGGGACTTGACTGGGTACAAAGAAATATCCATTATTTTGGAGGTTCGCCGAATGATGTGACTTTGTTTGGCGAAAGTTCTGGGGCTGCATCTATTGGATTACACCTCCTTTCGCCTCTAAGTCGTTTTAAGTTTCAACGAGCCATTCTACAAAGTGCAGGCCCGGAGGCCCCATGGGCCACTATAACAAAAGAAGAGGCCATTGAAAGAGGAAAAGTATTAGTTAGGAAACTCAACTGTACAAAAGATTCAGATGTGGACACGCTGGAATGTTTGAGACAGGTTCCCGCAAATAAATTTCCACCGAATGATTTCATTCTTGATGCTAACATACTACAATTTCCATTTGTTCCCATCATTGATGGGGTTTTTCTCATAGAACGTCCAGATGATTCTTTTCATAACGGAAATTTTAAACGCTGTCCAATACTTCTTGGAGCAAACAAGAACGAAGGGTCCTATTTCCTTGTATATGGCGCGGAAGGTTTCAACAAATCACACAGCAGTCCAGTAAAAAGCAGCGAGTTCAAGCTAAAGCTGGATAAACAATTCAGACATTTTCCCCAATACCCTACAGAAagtaataaatttgttttagaCGCCATAGCGTTCCAGTATACTCCTTGGACCGACCCGAACGATCCGTATCTTCTTCGAGACGGGATCGAAGCGGCCGTGGGTGATTACAGTTTTACCTGTCCCACCGTTGATCTAGCTCGTGAGTACGCACAAGTCGGGCAGAATGTATACTTCTACCTATTCAATCATCGCTCCTCCGTGAATCCCTGGGGTGAGTGGATGGGGGTCATGCACGGGGACGAAATCATGTTCATCTTCGGTCAACCTTTGgacaataattttaattatgagACCAAGGAAAAGAGACTCAGCAAGAAGATGATGAAGTATTGGACAAACTTTGCCAAAACAGG agaTCCCAACAAAGAGCCCGGGGAAGAGAGAGGTCTGGATGACTGGCCCCTTCACACGTATAAAGAGAGAGAGTACATCGTGTTGGATACAGCGTTCCATGACCACAACAGAAAACCCACTGTAGACAAAGCTTTCAAAGTCGACAAGTGCGCGTTTTGGCTGGAATACGTACCCACTCTTATGCAAACAACAG cCAACATGTCGGACGTAGAGCGAGAATGGAAGTTAGAGTTTTACCAATGGAAAACACATTACATGGTCCAGTGGCAGAGACAGTTTGAAAATTTCGTCAAAAGCTACGAAGACCGGCTTCAGTCGTGCAGTGCTCCATAG